The following are encoded together in the Planctobacterium marinum genome:
- a CDS encoding HlyD family secretion protein: protein MNLQTLFRKEALEHNHNRLNGSVVLNTPPSYNLLLTFFSVIAIASLLFIAIAQFKDQKTVTGYLVYDQAVVKIYPTSDAIIKTLLVNEGDAVSVGQPLAIIRRNSHRLDGSSNDEQLKQELEKQLASLQLSKSDAIEDIDLRTASLQKEAESLVAKIENLNQKITIIEQRIALSEATLASQKSLATVGGVSELDIAQSKAEYLRLQESHLEQLNTLLGLKNSQQQNEQQRKNLPLEKRKLLLDIDTEVSALTRSLLSMSDEIEYEVQARNAGIVSNIVAKEGEFVSNQFPLLTITPANSELLAELLVPSRAIAFIEEGQDVYIRFDAFPNQIYGDVEGQVSEISQSVLRPDEWSNPLNIAEPVYRVRASLAEQQMVGKGRAVPLKSGLRLQADIVMEQQTFLMYLLSPLLELKNSL from the coding sequence ATGAACTTGCAAACCTTATTTAGAAAAGAAGCGCTGGAGCATAATCACAATAGGTTAAATGGCTCGGTGGTGCTCAATACGCCGCCTTCCTACAATTTACTACTGACCTTTTTTAGCGTGATTGCTATCGCGAGTTTATTGTTCATCGCCATTGCACAGTTCAAAGATCAAAAAACCGTCACCGGCTATCTGGTTTACGATCAAGCCGTCGTAAAGATATATCCCACTTCGGATGCGATTATCAAAACACTATTAGTGAATGAAGGCGATGCAGTGAGTGTCGGTCAGCCGCTAGCGATAATACGCCGTAATTCGCACCGACTTGATGGTTCTTCCAACGACGAACAGTTGAAACAGGAATTGGAAAAGCAGCTTGCCTCACTGCAACTTTCTAAAAGTGATGCCATCGAGGATATAGATTTGCGCACCGCGTCACTGCAGAAAGAAGCCGAGAGCCTTGTGGCTAAAATTGAAAATCTGAATCAGAAAATCACAATCATTGAACAGCGTATTGCATTGTCTGAGGCAACACTTGCCAGTCAAAAATCACTGGCAACGGTGGGCGGCGTATCTGAGCTGGATATTGCGCAATCCAAGGCAGAATATTTGCGTTTACAGGAATCACACCTGGAACAGCTCAATACCCTACTGGGACTTAAAAATTCGCAACAGCAAAATGAACAACAGCGTAAGAATTTACCTCTGGAGAAGCGCAAACTACTACTGGATATTGACACCGAAGTTTCTGCGCTGACTCGCAGTTTACTCTCTATGTCCGACGAAATTGAGTACGAAGTTCAGGCAAGAAATGCCGGCATAGTTAGTAACATCGTGGCCAAAGAAGGCGAGTTTGTCAGTAATCAATTTCCCCTTTTAACGATTACCCCAGCAAACAGTGAGCTGCTTGCTGAATTACTTGTACCCTCGCGCGCTATCGCTTTTATCGAAGAAGGCCAGGATGTGTACATCCGGTTTGATGCTTTTCCAAACCAGATATATGGCGATGTCGAAGGCCAGGTGAGCGAAATATCTCAAAGTGTGCTTCGGCCCGACGAGTGGAGCAACCCGTTGAATATTGCCGAGCCGGTATATCGCGTTAGAGCCTCACTTGCAGAGCAGCAAATGGTTGGCAAGGGACGTGCTGTGCCGCTGAAAAGCGGCTTGAGATTGCAGGCTGATATTGTCATGGAGCAGCAGACATTCCTGATGTACCTGCTCAGCCCGTTGCTCGAATTAAAGAATAGCCTGTAG
- a CDS encoding peptidase domain-containing ABC transporter, giving the protein MNKLPVYLQSEIAECGLVCVAMMLSYHGSHQNLVSLRRRHQVSSQGLTLDNLVDIAHVNGLVARPLKVEIDAIKHINLPCVLHWNMNHFVVLKKVTAKHVVIHDPGQGVRHISLSEFGKSFTGVALELFPGESFVKKEVKEIFSIRQLWQQITGLKRNLAKVFGLSLFLQLFTLLAPYYLQVGIDRIIPTHDSSLLIVIAFAFGLVLVFQQIATLLRSFVIFHLGSLFSIQVSGSLFKHLLSLPLSFFEKRDVGDIVTRFDSLNKVRDFLTSSLITLIIDALMALTLVIAMFYYHAGITALVLFFVAIYAAVRVIAFKRFRQLNEQEIKDRARERSNFIESIQGIQTIMGFDGQSRASSQWMNFNSEYVNSNLKVKKTREWYRLINGLNFGVENILVVYLFILSVIAGQATIGMLVAYLAYKRIFISRISSLIDKLMEFKMLRLHLERVSDIALTEPVREPATPKPPKFKGDIELKDVSYQYDEFSDPVFSNLNLSVQRGEYIAITGLSGSGKSTLVKILLGLLEPSKGTLSVDGVDLRRYGAKNYREHVASVMQDDRLYAGSILENITFFDATPDVKKAIECAQIAHAHRMILSKPMGYNSLLSHQGGGLSGGEKQRILLARALYKNPVILIMDEATSNLDLRVERSIGEAICKLQITRIVIAHRPQTIQSADRIFRLTSETLLDVTEKHKITQIAPAQNA; this is encoded by the coding sequence ATGAATAAGCTACCTGTTTATCTCCAGTCTGAAATAGCTGAATGCGGTCTGGTTTGTGTCGCCATGATGTTGTCTTATCACGGCAGCCATCAGAATCTGGTCAGTTTACGGCGCAGACATCAGGTTTCCTCGCAGGGCTTGACATTGGATAATCTCGTGGATATTGCCCATGTTAACGGTCTTGTGGCGCGCCCTCTGAAAGTTGAAATCGACGCCATTAAGCACATCAACTTACCCTGTGTTTTGCACTGGAATATGAATCATTTTGTGGTGCTGAAAAAAGTCACAGCGAAACATGTTGTGATACACGATCCCGGGCAGGGAGTGCGTCATATCTCCTTATCTGAGTTTGGAAAATCTTTTACCGGCGTCGCGCTAGAGCTGTTTCCCGGTGAGAGCTTTGTGAAAAAAGAAGTGAAAGAGATCTTTTCCATCAGGCAGCTTTGGCAGCAAATCACGGGGCTAAAACGCAATTTGGCAAAAGTGTTTGGGTTGTCCTTGTTTCTGCAACTTTTTACCTTGCTCGCGCCCTATTATTTGCAGGTGGGAATAGATCGTATTATACCAACCCACGACAGCAGTTTACTGATCGTCATAGCATTTGCATTTGGCCTTGTATTGGTATTTCAACAGATTGCCACGCTACTGCGATCATTTGTCATTTTTCACCTGGGATCACTATTCAGTATTCAGGTGTCGGGTAGCCTTTTTAAACATCTCTTGAGTTTGCCCTTGAGCTTTTTTGAAAAGCGCGATGTTGGCGACATCGTGACCCGTTTTGATTCCTTAAACAAAGTCAGAGACTTTCTAACATCCAGCCTGATTACGCTTATTATTGATGCTCTGATGGCGCTCACCCTGGTGATTGCCATGTTTTACTATCACGCCGGGATTACTGCACTGGTGCTGTTTTTTGTTGCGATTTACGCCGCAGTCAGGGTGATTGCCTTTAAGCGCTTTAGACAATTGAACGAACAAGAAATCAAAGACAGAGCGAGAGAACGCAGCAATTTTATTGAGAGTATTCAGGGTATTCAGACCATCATGGGCTTCGATGGGCAGAGCAGGGCATCTTCGCAATGGATGAATTTCAATTCCGAGTACGTTAACAGCAACTTAAAAGTGAAGAAAACCAGAGAATGGTATCGATTAATCAATGGCCTGAATTTTGGTGTGGAGAATATCCTGGTGGTTTACCTGTTTATTCTAAGCGTTATTGCCGGTCAGGCGACAATCGGTATGTTAGTGGCTTATTTAGCGTACAAACGTATTTTTATCAGCCGTATCAGCTCGTTGATTGACAAATTAATGGAATTTAAAATGTTGCGTCTACATCTTGAACGAGTCTCAGATATTGCACTCACGGAGCCTGTTCGGGAGCCAGCTACGCCCAAACCCCCAAAATTTAAGGGCGACATCGAACTAAAAGACGTCAGCTACCAATACGACGAGTTTTCCGACCCTGTTTTCAGCAATCTCAATCTCAGTGTTCAACGCGGTGAATATATTGCAATTACCGGTTTGTCGGGCAGTGGTAAATCTACCTTAGTGAAAATACTGTTGGGTTTGCTTGAACCGAGTAAGGGAACTCTGTCGGTGGATGGTGTCGATCTGCGCCGCTACGGCGCGAAGAATTACCGAGAGCATGTGGCGAGTGTGATGCAGGATGATCGTTTGTATGCCGGCTCTATCCTCGAAAATATTACTTTTTTCGATGCCACACCAGATGTGAAAAAGGCGATAGAGTGTGCCCAAATTGCCCATGCTCATCGCATGATTTTGAGTAAGCCAATGGGCTACAACAGCCTGCTCAGTCATCAAGGTGGAGGACTCTCAGGTGGAGAAAAGCAGCGTATTTTGTTGGCGCGAGCCTTGTACAAAAATCCGGTTATTCTCATTATGGATGAAGCGACCAGCAACCTGGATCTGCGGGTGGAACGCTCTATTGGTGAAGCAATATGTAAGTTGCAAATAACGCGTATTGTAATCGCTCACAGACCGCAAACCATTCAGAGTGCGGATCGCATATTTCGGTTAACTTCCGAGACATTATTGGATGTTACTGAAAAACATAAAATCACCCAGATAGCACCGGCCCAAAACGCATGA
- a CDS encoding alpha/beta hydrolase-fold protein codes for MKSIVARILFFIVFTGANTGYADETHDVYQKTGAIGYPTIQKFNIDAESLKQKREVLVSLPSAYIESGPRLKYPVVFVLDAELMFYPIAGQIYFQGMNSQMPEAIVVGIPNLPGERRAITPTPLNRNGEPLWFGGKQEQYLQFIENDIIPFIEERFHAADYKVLVGLSPTGQFALHSVWSRPGLFDAHVAINTADFNAVGYEKSSVFEKIAATIASHKQLSGHLYISMPKSGGGQNPRILQGYEKFASALRSLNSPNFKYKQELTENDGYAAVLPAVNSALRSIFPPEQWDPNYRDFMSEEPGQTIQNIKNYYRDLSEKVGFEAVPKGERYYNRNRLKRIGYVLLQQERTAEAIEIFEYWRSLYPNSANAYDSLADAWAQSGNTQKEAQLRKRAKELAQQNGDFRHAIF; via the coding sequence TTGAAAAGCATTGTAGCAAGGATTCTTTTCTTCATTGTATTTACAGGTGCAAACACAGGATACGCTGATGAAACCCATGACGTTTATCAAAAGACGGGAGCAATTGGTTATCCGACAATTCAAAAATTTAACATAGACGCTGAATCCCTTAAGCAAAAGAGGGAAGTGCTGGTGTCTCTTCCTTCGGCATATATAGAATCTGGCCCCCGTTTAAAATATCCGGTAGTTTTTGTATTGGATGCAGAATTGATGTTTTATCCCATTGCAGGTCAAATATATTTTCAGGGTATGAATAGTCAGATGCCCGAAGCCATCGTGGTAGGCATTCCAAATTTACCTGGGGAAAGGCGAGCTATAACTCCAACGCCTTTGAATCGCAATGGCGAACCTTTGTGGTTTGGCGGAAAGCAGGAGCAATACCTGCAGTTTATTGAAAATGACATTATTCCCTTCATTGAAGAAAGGTTTCACGCAGCTGACTACAAAGTACTGGTAGGATTGTCGCCAACTGGCCAATTTGCATTGCACAGTGTCTGGAGTAGACCCGGTTTGTTTGACGCGCACGTGGCGATAAACACAGCAGATTTCAACGCGGTTGGATACGAAAAAAGTAGTGTGTTTGAGAAAATCGCCGCCACCATAGCAAGTCATAAGCAACTCTCCGGGCACCTCTATATCTCAATGCCAAAATCAGGAGGGGGACAAAATCCACGGATCTTGCAGGGGTACGAAAAGTTTGCATCGGCACTAAGATCTCTCAACAGCCCCAATTTCAAGTATAAACAAGAGTTAACAGAAAATGATGGTTATGCGGCGGTGTTACCCGCTGTTAACTCGGCACTGCGCTCTATATTTCCTCCAGAACAGTGGGACCCTAACTATCGAGACTTTATGAGTGAAGAGCCCGGTCAAACTATCCAAAATATAAAAAATTACTACCGGGATCTTAGCGAAAAGGTTGGATTCGAAGCTGTCCCAAAAGGGGAGCGCTATTACAATCGCAACAGATTAAAGAGAATTGGCTATGTACTCCTTCAGCAGGAAAGAACAGCGGAAGCCATCGAGATATTTGAATATTGGCGCTCCCTCTATCCAAATTCAGCTAACGCATACGACAGTTTAGCAGATGCCTGGGCACAATCAGGGAATACTCAAAAAGAAGCTCAATTAAGAAAAAGAGCAAAAGAACTGGCGCAGCAAAACGGGGATTTCAGACACGCCATATTTTGA
- a CDS encoding nucleotidyltransferase domain-containing protein, with amino-acid sequence MIQLTNSDIALPDSESALDSLQEIVERLASQTPVQCVIGYGSYFSGTAQPHSDVDVLLLSKSHAYEKHLIQRQRTFELVHIGIRRFRTMLQKGHVCYVPAMLEAKVLYDAPDLTTELLSLARARYQSGPAAQHDPGFATRLKSRINTLYQDMQDSLENAATFQLLHAQLISGFYTYLCAMNRAWGRSEKKMLQHIAEISPASEQLIMASLSKSATDEKLAHVSRLLKEHEVLMGNEVINYA; translated from the coding sequence ATGATCCAGTTAACCAATTCAGACATTGCACTGCCAGATAGCGAGTCGGCACTGGACTCATTGCAAGAGATCGTAGAACGGCTTGCAAGCCAGACCCCGGTGCAATGTGTTATCGGCTATGGCTCTTATTTTAGCGGAACTGCCCAACCGCACAGCGATGTAGATGTGTTGCTTTTGTCTAAATCGCATGCCTATGAAAAACATCTCATTCAACGACAGCGTACTTTTGAGCTTGTTCATATTGGTATTCGCCGGTTCAGGACAATGTTGCAAAAAGGACATGTCTGTTACGTGCCTGCAATGCTTGAAGCTAAGGTGTTATACGATGCGCCAGACCTGACTACTGAGCTATTAAGCCTCGCCAGGGCTCGTTATCAGTCTGGTCCTGCAGCACAACATGATCCGGGTTTTGCAACGCGGTTAAAGTCCAGAATCAATACTCTTTATCAGGACATGCAAGACAGTCTGGAAAATGCTGCCACATTCCAGTTGCTTCACGCTCAGCTTATTAGTGGGTTTTATACTTATCTTTGTGCGATGAACAGAGCGTGGGGAAGGTCGGAGAAAAAAATGTTGCAACACATTGCGGAGATATCACCCGCATCGGAGCAACTGATCATGGCGAGTCTTAGCAAAAGTGCAACAGACGAAAAACTTGCTCATGTAAGCAGGTTGCTCAAAGAGCATGAGGTTTTGATGGGCAACGAGGTTATTAATTATGCCTAG
- a CDS encoding DNA/RNA non-specific endonuclease: protein MVKKLLIVVVLMFSSGFAFACSHLAMGIPKSSDHLFCGKGFAVGYNYQNRAPDWVSYQLQLKDQSPNALKDKTQKNYIFRTNQNIPLAYQAEPEEFNGSNWYIAQLANPDTIEFSTLAKAQTFAMFGVVPVRSESAQALWLKLNQKEVHLFEKHSTLHVASGGIYQTIDDYFGQNGIAVPSHLWKVFYLPASNEAFAYLIPNHRDIINDNLQHYQVSIDEIEEKADINLLKRLDDEIEYVLESKKVVSLD, encoded by the coding sequence ATGGTTAAAAAATTATTGATTGTAGTTGTTTTGATGTTTTCTTCTGGATTTGCTTTTGCCTGTTCTCATTTGGCAATGGGGATACCCAAAAGTAGTGATCATTTATTCTGTGGTAAAGGATTTGCCGTGGGATACAACTATCAAAATAGAGCACCTGATTGGGTTTCATATCAACTGCAACTGAAAGACCAATCACCCAATGCCTTAAAGGATAAGACTCAAAAAAATTATATCTTTCGCACTAACCAGAACATCCCTCTGGCTTACCAGGCTGAGCCTGAAGAGTTCAACGGTTCTAACTGGTACATCGCGCAGCTGGCTAACCCCGACACCATAGAGTTTAGTACTCTGGCAAAAGCGCAAACATTTGCCATGTTTGGCGTTGTTCCCGTGAGATCAGAATCAGCACAGGCACTTTGGCTTAAGTTAAACCAAAAAGAAGTCCATCTGTTTGAAAAACACTCAACCCTTCACGTTGCTTCAGGTGGTATTTATCAAACTATTGATGACTATTTCGGCCAGAATGGCATTGCTGTGCCGAGCCACTTGTGGAAAGTGTTCTATCTACCTGCCAGCAATGAGGCGTTCGCATATTTGATACCTAATCATCGCGATATTATCAATGATAACTTACAACACTATCAGGTCAGTATTGACGAGATAGAGGAAAAAGCCGATATCAATTTGTTGAAAAGGTTGGATGACGAAATTGAATATGTGCTCGAGAGTAAAAAAGTTGTATCACTCGATTAA
- a CDS encoding YacL family protein: protein MEYQFTMRFSKYPSATFEMGGEAFGYWFSDELRDDQTKITNLINTIQRLHDKQIQEFKLTGKNYDLLLSSEEVEVRSHAYSEDEAPEGAEWCSNVIAGCGLQDFESVLLSWKDFTQSAL from the coding sequence GTGGAATATCAATTTACAATGCGTTTCTCCAAATACCCTAGCGCAACGTTTGAAATGGGTGGTGAAGCGTTCGGATATTGGTTTTCAGATGAGTTGCGTGACGATCAAACCAAGATTACCAATCTAATAAATACCATACAAAGACTGCATGACAAGCAGATACAAGAATTCAAGTTAACCGGCAAAAATTATGATCTGCTGTTGTCCTCTGAAGAAGTGGAAGTACGTTCTCACGCCTATTCAGAAGACGAAGCACCAGAAGGCGCAGAATGGTGCAGCAACGTCATCGCAGGTTGTGGATTACAAGATTTTGAATCTGTTCTGTTATCCTGGAAAGACTTTACGCAAAGCGCGCTTTAA
- a CDS encoding RDD family protein, whose translation MQNSFPRAGFLRRLAAMVYDLLVAVAVGMVAAMVMTVTLILLFENGVLDKQGMEHVSDIIQNSVFYRSLVQVWVLSWVVGFFVWFWRNGGQTIGMRAWRMRLYSTNDKPMGYGRAFLRMLCSIGGLGTLLVLLDFKNKQSLQDRLASTEIRVLSKEANDHKNW comes from the coding sequence ATGCAAAACAGTTTTCCTCGCGCTGGTTTTTTACGTCGTCTTGCAGCTATGGTGTACGATCTGCTGGTGGCCGTTGCCGTGGGTATGGTGGCAGCGATGGTGATGACCGTAACCCTCATTTTGTTATTCGAAAATGGTGTACTGGATAAACAAGGAATGGAACACGTTAGTGACATCATTCAAAACTCTGTGTTTTATCGCTCCCTGGTTCAAGTTTGGGTACTGTCTTGGGTGGTAGGCTTTTTTGTCTGGTTTTGGCGTAATGGTGGCCAAACTATTGGTATGCGTGCCTGGCGCATGCGCCTTTACAGCACCAACGATAAACCTATGGGCTATGGTCGCGCATTTCTGCGTATGCTTTGCTCTATCGGCGGCTTGGGTACCTTGTTAGTGTTGCTGGATTTCAAAAACAAACAATCGCTGCAAGATAGACTGGCCAGCACCGAGATACGGGTGTTATCCAAAGAAGCTAATGATCATAAAAACTGGTAA
- a CDS encoding class I SAM-dependent methyltransferase: MKAMTNDYYQKRIQKGHSKIVEAAIVHNHSQYSVAIDCGCGVGNDARYLQEKGYEVHAFDKDERAIALCRENAPVTDKLHWYQASFEDFAYPKAGLVIANSALFFCRESHFYSVWHRIEDALEPGGVFCGDFLGVDDDSNHAKNKTSTKFFTKAQLQQLFTGFDVIGIKERNGLYPTMTGREKHWHAFSVIARKPF; this comes from the coding sequence ATGAAGGCGATGACGAATGACTATTACCAAAAGCGCATTCAAAAAGGCCACAGCAAAATAGTGGAAGCTGCTATTGTGCACAACCATTCGCAGTATTCTGTGGCGATTGATTGTGGCTGCGGTGTCGGCAATGATGCTCGTTACTTGCAGGAAAAAGGCTATGAAGTCCACGCCTTTGACAAAGACGAACGCGCCATTGCACTTTGTCGCGAAAACGCTCCCGTAACGGATAAACTACATTGGTATCAGGCCAGTTTTGAGGACTTTGCCTACCCGAAAGCAGGGCTTGTCATTGCTAATTCAGCCTTGTTTTTTTGTAGGGAATCGCATTTTTATAGCGTATGGCATCGCATAGAGGATGCGCTTGAGCCGGGGGGTGTGTTTTGTGGTGACTTTCTCGGTGTTGACGACGATAGCAATCATGCTAAAAACAAAACCTCTACTAAATTTTTCACCAAGGCTCAACTGCAGCAATTATTTACTGGGTTTGACGTGATAGGGATAAAAGAGCGCAACGGCCTCTATCCCACTATGACAGGACGTGAAAAACACTGGCATGCGTTTTCTGTTATCGCTCGCAAGCCATTCTGA
- the rlmF gene encoding 23S rRNA (adenine(1618)-N(6))-methyltransferase RlmF, whose translation MNSKAKLHPKNKHNQDYNFDRLCKAVPELARFIVNKHGKQTVDFANPAAVRLLNKALLKDDYGIEHWDIPESSLCPAIPGRVDYVHYLADLLHSTFQSESGHNKAKVLDIGTGASCIYPLLGYKSYGWRFVATDIDFQSIKIAKQIVNANHGLPKAIEVRHQKQSHQIFHGMIKAHDKFHLTMCNPPFHDSPEQAAKGTNRKWQNLGKAQQKNVPPTLNFAGRANELWCKGGELAFIRNMVRESRHYQQQVAWFTSLVSKKDNVSPIKLALKKANAKQIKVVKMSQGQKISRFIAWSFLTPEEFTRWHLKGLK comes from the coding sequence GTGAACTCAAAAGCAAAACTCCATCCCAAAAATAAACACAATCAAGATTACAACTTTGATCGACTTTGCAAGGCGGTTCCTGAATTAGCCCGCTTTATAGTGAATAAACACGGCAAGCAAACTGTTGATTTTGCTAACCCGGCAGCAGTTAGGCTGCTCAATAAAGCGTTGCTCAAAGATGATTACGGTATTGAGCACTGGGATATACCTGAAAGCTCTTTGTGTCCTGCGATTCCGGGAAGAGTGGATTATGTTCATTACTTAGCGGACTTGCTTCATTCAACTTTTCAAAGCGAGTCTGGCCACAACAAAGCAAAAGTTTTAGATATCGGAACAGGTGCCAGCTGCATATATCCACTGCTTGGTTATAAGAGTTATGGCTGGCGTTTTGTGGCAACGGATATCGATTTCCAATCTATCAAAATTGCAAAACAGATCGTTAATGCTAACCACGGCTTACCAAAGGCCATCGAAGTGCGCCATCAAAAGCAGTCCCATCAAATATTCCATGGAATGATCAAAGCACATGACAAGTTCCATTTAACCATGTGTAACCCGCCTTTTCATGACTCGCCAGAACAAGCGGCTAAAGGTACGAACAGAAAGTGGCAAAACTTAGGAAAAGCTCAACAAAAGAATGTTCCTCCAACACTAAACTTTGCAGGTCGCGCCAATGAACTTTGGTGTAAAGGCGGGGAGCTTGCCTTTATTCGCAATATGGTGCGAGAAAGCCGCCACTATCAGCAGCAAGTGGCTTGGTTTACGTCACTGGTGTCTAAAAAAGACAATGTCAGTCCCATTAAACTCGCTCTGAAAAAGGCCAACGCCAAACAAATTAAAGTGGTAAAAATGTCGCAAGGGCAAAAGATAAGCCGCTTTATCGCCTGGAGTTTTTTAACGCCAGAGGAATTTACCAGATGGCATCTAAAAGGCTTGAAATAA
- a CDS encoding TonB-dependent receptor plug domain-containing protein, producing the protein MKLRTSLMATSLASAILFSPFLQASEEHLEHVKVLGQTNNTISSVELVPGDTHSPDLRDALKRLAGLSGNGNGPLSAIAQYRGLFGNRVHVSVEGGPVTGAGPNAMDPPLSNVFALPGSELNLHRGIAPVSVAAQSLGGAIEIQQNADALFSEQSNWQGQLTLQHGQLGDARNHSGVLGYYSENLYLQTFALSQQRDDIEDGNGNLVPNSFYDRQMAGIAAGFRHGDHQLQGYYHKADTDHTGTAALAMDIQYIDAAIYRLSYHWQTNAHRSLTLKFHGNSNQHGMNNVDFRPSTMPQMARLNTVDSLARGYSLVWKDKLLNGNLESGLNWHTTKHNSVISNPQMENLTINNFNNVEQQLSSVYGQWDSELLDFEWLIGARYTQVKSDASDVANTMAMMNPNIGILVDDFNSAQRNLDFSFVDASLHLSDDINKRLSWQLALAQKNRAPAYTELYVWLPLGISAGLADGRNYLGNQELIEETAHQIDLGLNYRTSRLSIMPRIFYQRIDDYIVGEPSTNQTANMVSMMMSGDSPLQWQNTDATLYGADLELNMSISPTITLDMAASIVRGERDDIDEPLYRISPATLVTRLNWQSGAWSATLESELAASQTRTSSLQNETPSAGYGIVNGNLSYQFNEFLTLTGTISNLFDKAWQPHLGGVNRIQGIEQPAGERLFAEGRNVHIGLQASF; encoded by the coding sequence ATGAAATTGCGTACCTCATTGATGGCTACAAGCCTAGCCTCTGCAATACTTTTCAGCCCTTTTTTACAAGCATCAGAAGAACACCTTGAGCACGTCAAAGTTCTGGGTCAAACCAATAACACCATAAGCTCGGTAGAGCTGGTTCCGGGTGACACCCACTCCCCGGATTTACGTGATGCACTAAAACGCCTTGCCGGTTTAAGCGGCAATGGCAATGGTCCCTTGTCCGCTATCGCCCAATACCGAGGTTTGTTTGGCAATCGAGTTCATGTCAGTGTCGAAGGCGGACCTGTGACAGGTGCCGGACCCAATGCCATGGACCCGCCCTTATCCAATGTCTTTGCCTTGCCTGGCAGCGAATTGAACTTGCATCGCGGAATCGCGCCTGTGTCTGTTGCCGCGCAATCACTCGGTGGTGCCATAGAAATCCAACAAAATGCCGATGCCCTATTCTCTGAACAAAGTAACTGGCAAGGTCAATTGACTTTGCAACACGGACAGTTAGGGGACGCCAGAAACCATAGTGGTGTGTTGGGTTATTACAGTGAAAACCTGTATCTGCAAACTTTTGCGCTGAGCCAGCAACGGGATGACATAGAAGATGGTAATGGAAACCTGGTGCCCAACAGTTTTTACGATCGACAAATGGCAGGCATTGCCGCAGGCTTTCGACATGGCGACCACCAATTGCAGGGTTATTACCATAAGGCTGATACCGACCACACGGGTACAGCCGCTTTGGCGATGGATATCCAATACATAGATGCTGCCATCTATCGGCTGTCTTATCATTGGCAGACTAACGCGCACCGTTCTCTGACGCTAAAGTTTCATGGCAATAGCAACCAACATGGTATGAACAACGTTGATTTTCGTCCCTCCACTATGCCTCAAATGGCCAGACTCAATACCGTGGATAGTCTTGCCAGGGGCTATTCTTTAGTATGGAAAGACAAACTGCTTAATGGCAACCTGGAAAGCGGCCTGAATTGGCACACAACTAAACACAACTCCGTTATTAGCAACCCGCAGATGGAAAATCTCACCATCAATAACTTCAATAATGTTGAGCAGCAGTTAAGCAGCGTATATGGTCAGTGGGACAGCGAACTGTTGGATTTCGAATGGTTAATTGGCGCCCGTTACACTCAGGTAAAAAGTGACGCCAGTGACGTTGCCAATACGATGGCCATGATGAATCCCAATATTGGTATCTTAGTAGACGACTTTAACAGCGCACAACGCAATCTGGACTTTAGTTTTGTCGATGCAAGCCTGCATTTAAGTGACGACATCAACAAACGTTTAAGCTGGCAACTGGCATTGGCACAAAAAAATCGCGCTCCAGCCTATACAGAGCTTTATGTTTGGTTACCTTTGGGGATCTCGGCGGGTTTAGCCGATGGCAGGAATTATTTAGGTAACCAGGAGCTTATAGAAGAGACAGCACATCAAATTGATTTGGGCCTTAACTACCGCACCAGTCGTTTAAGTATCATGCCGAGAATATTCTATCAGCGTATCGACGACTACATTGTTGGCGAGCCTTCCACTAACCAAACAGCCAACATGGTATCAATGATGATGAGTGGCGACAGCCCGCTGCAGTGGCAAAACACCGATGCCACCCTGTATGGTGCCGACCTGGAGCTAAATATGAGCATCTCCCCAACAATAACGCTCGATATGGCGGCATCGATTGTGCGAGGAGAGCGAGATGATATTGATGAGCCACTTTATCGCATATCACCCGCGACACTGGTAACCAGATTAAACTGGCAAAGTGGCGCCTGGAGCGCAACATTGGAATCCGAATTAGCCGCCAGCCAAACCCGTACCTCCAGCTTACAGAATGAAACACCCAGTGCGGGCTATGGTATCGTCAATGGCAATCTCTCTTATCAGTTTAATGAGTTCCTTACACTGACCGGGACGATTTCCAATCTATTTGATAAAGCCTGGCAACCTCATCTTGGCGGAGTGAATAGAATCCAGGGGATAGAGCAGCCAGCAGGCGAAAGGTTATTTGCCGAAGGTAGAAATGTTCATATCGGACTACAGGCTTCTTTCTAA